The genomic stretch GATCCAGCAGGCAGCCGAGGAGGCTTTGCGGGGAAGATACCAACAAGCCTTAGAAAAATTACAAATCGCAGACGAGACCGGAGAGCCTAGAGACTTCAGATACTATTGGATCTTGGGGAAGACCCTGCACGGAAAGGGAGACGAATTAGAAGCGCTCAAGAGTTTTGAGACAAGCCTCAGAATGAATCCAGACCAACCAAAGATCTTGCAGGAGATGACGGATCTATATGATTCTCTTCGTTTTCCGAATAAGGCCTTGGATACTGCAAGAGTTCTTCTTGCTAAGGATCCGGAGAATCGAGAGCTGAGATACAGAGCTCTTCTTTGGTCTTCTCGCATCGGAAATTTGGAATATTATAGAGCGGCACTTCAAGAATTAGAAACCAACAATCCTTATCTTGCAGATGAACAGGCCCTCTTAGACGAGATCACCGGTTTTCAAAAAGCAGGAAAATTGGACGACTCCATCGCAAGATGCAAACGCTTCCTCCCCTTCTTTCCGAGAAACAAGAATCTACACAGACTCTGCCTACTCTCTTATAAATCCAAGGATGCAAGTCTATACGAAGAAGGACTGATCCAAAGAGCCGTCATCTTTAGAGATGAACCCATCTATCATCATATTTTAAGCATGGAATATTTGGACCAGAGAAGATTCGTTGAATCTGCGGCCCTGGCGAGAAGAGCATTGCTATTAGCACTTAGAAAAGCACCATTTCCGGATAAGGATTATCTTCTTCCATTAAGAAGATATTATATACAGATCGGTTCTGATTCAGGGATCCAGGCAACAGAGCTTTTGGAAGAAGTCATTCGCAACAAAAAGAACTTAAGCACAGAGGAATGGAGCGTACTCTTAAATCATTCTTCCTATAATTGGGAAGTACTTGCATTTGCATTAAAGGCTCTGCCTGAACTCGAGCCGGACGAAAAGGTCAGGATCATTTCGAGAGAATGGAGAGAATCGTATAAAAATCTAAAATTGCAGGAATTAGAAAAGGATCTCTCTCGTTTTGCCGGCCCCTATCATCTGGACAAGAGCTTTCAATTCTACTTAGAGAACGCTTTGGCAGAATAAAGTGAAATCTATCAACTATAAGCGTTGCCAGGCCGCTGAGTAAGCGCCAATAAGATCTCCTAATTGATATCCAAAGGATCGATCTTCCGGATATCGCCTTTTTATCTCCGTCTTCAACTCCGCAGAGATTTTTTCCGCAGCTCCATGACATTTTAAGCAAACTGGATCATTCACGTAGATTGGCCGCATGAAATAGAGAGATTTTGCAGAGCTGTCAGAAAATACAAAGGCAGGAGTATCCTTGGAAGCAAATTCTTTCCAATCTGCAAATACTTTCCCTTCCCAATCCTTGGGTAAATGATCCGGGTTCCTACTTTTTTCAGACACTCTACGAATAACCAATTTGGGATACGAAGCGGCGATATATCTTTCCTTCTCTTCTGAGAAAGTGCGGCAGGTATCAAGAGATGCAAGGACTCCCTTCTTACGAATTGATTCTTGCAAATCCTTAGTCAAACTCTCCTCAGATTCATAAAAAAGCTTCGCAAGGATTGCTTTCTTTTCCGTATCCTGTTCTCTATTACAAAATGCGAATGTACTCAAATTTATGCAGGCAATCGAGACTATAAAACAGATTTTTTTTAATTGGATCGTTCGGAAAAATTTCACGAAGCAATCCTGTATTTCGAACTCTTTTTGCCAACTAGTATAATCTTGGTTACATATTCGAACATCTATAGTTTTATTCGCAAATTTTTCAAAAAGTGTTCTGTTCAAATTAAAATCCATGGTTTTTTAAGATTTAAAGGAAATTTCAAGTTGATTACAATATTCTAAAGGTTTC from Leptospira semungkisensis encodes the following:
- a CDS encoding Tll0287-like domain-containing protein; protein product: MDFNLNRTLFEKFANKTIDVRICNQDYTSWQKEFEIQDCFVKFFRTIQLKKICFIVSIACINLSTFAFCNREQDTEKKAILAKLFYESEESLTKDLQESIRKKGVLASLDTCRTFSEEKERYIAASYPKLVIRRVSEKSRNPDHLPKDWEGKVFADWKEFASKDTPAFVFSDSSAKSLYFMRPIYVNDPVCLKCHGAAEKISAELKTEIKRRYPEDRSFGYQLGDLIGAYSAAWQRL
- a CDS encoding tetratricopeptide repeat protein translates to MRLTLSVWFFLVICTIKSVLALSSTFSWEELIQQAAEEALRGRYQQALEKLQIADETGEPRDFRYYWILGKTLHGKGDELEALKSFETSLRMNPDQPKILQEMTDLYDSLRFPNKALDTARVLLAKDPENRELRYRALLWSSRIGNLEYYRAALQELETNNPYLADEQALLDEITGFQKAGKLDDSIARCKRFLPFFPRNKNLHRLCLLSYKSKDASLYEEGLIQRAVIFRDEPIYHHILSMEYLDQRRFVESAALARRALLLALRKAPFPDKDYLLPLRRYYIQIGSDSGIQATELLEEVIRNKKNLSTEEWSVLLNHSSYNWEVLAFALKALPELEPDEKVRIISREWRESYKNLKLQELEKDLSRFAGPYHLDKSFQFYLENALAE